One Roseomonas sp. OT10 DNA window includes the following coding sequences:
- a CDS encoding N,N-dimethylformamidase beta subunit family domain-containing protein: protein MHALTGYCDRWSLRAGERIRFMVGSLGDAPYSLRFVRLLCADPNPRGPGYREVAMPTPLDGERPGREQLAWTGSCAVAPALALPRGGWLLAATVFPTAPGRGRQVVLSLAAEALALELALAEDGSAEARCNGVTVSTGKPLAERQWCDMLLRLRDGRLEIRQHPRGGAAPAIAATDCPVPEATVARAVIAAVPGPGPAPFAAHFNGKIERPTVWGALEPEAALVAQRAPLPPPGDAVGLVACWDLAQGIPTQRAAEIGPQSAYATLRNLPTRAVTGATWTGAVHDWKQAPEQYAAIHFHDDDQGDLGWAESFALDVPADWPSGVYAAHLRNAEGEDMIPFYVRPAAGAPTAKVALLVPTFTYQVYSCYVRPGRGAEIRERAAGWGALLETPDMNPQFGLSTYNYHSDGSGVAITSMLRPQLDTRPRQMSLMDPSPDGSGTGRVNCDSYITEWLDRLGIDCDIVTDHDLHAEGVAALSPYRVVIAAQHPEYHSWRMLDGLDGFLAGGGRLMYLGGNGFYWRAEPSEDAPHALELRRAEGGIRVWPTMPGESYHAFGGGYGGLWRRIGRPAHRLVGNGFSVQGRHLGFPYRFAPDFLDPRVAFLREGIEAGPGDAFGDRGYMGGGAAGFELDSFDVGYGSPVHGLIVAKGVVIHDDYGPVNEDMLIHRHPRAREDWSCADLVFFETPAGGAVFSVGSMTYVGSLLVDGGDNTLAKLTANALRRFLDPAPFALPPEVA, encoded by the coding sequence ATGCATGCATTGACCGGGTACTGCGACCGCTGGAGCCTTCGTGCCGGCGAGCGTATCCGCTTCATGGTGGGCAGCCTGGGCGACGCGCCCTACAGCCTGCGCTTCGTCCGCCTTCTCTGCGCCGATCCCAACCCGCGCGGCCCCGGCTATCGCGAGGTCGCCATGCCGACGCCGCTGGATGGCGAGCGGCCGGGGCGGGAGCAGTTGGCCTGGACCGGCTCCTGCGCCGTGGCGCCAGCCCTGGCCCTGCCCCGGGGCGGCTGGCTGCTGGCGGCGACGGTCTTCCCGACCGCGCCGGGCCGCGGCCGCCAGGTGGTGCTGAGCCTTGCGGCCGAGGCCCTGGCCCTGGAGCTGGCCCTGGCCGAGGACGGCTCGGCCGAGGCCCGGTGCAACGGCGTCACGGTCAGCACGGGCAAGCCGCTGGCGGAGCGGCAGTGGTGCGACATGCTGCTGCGGCTGCGGGACGGGCGGCTGGAGATCCGCCAGCACCCGCGCGGCGGTGCCGCGCCCGCCATCGCGGCGACGGACTGCCCCGTGCCGGAGGCCACGGTGGCGCGCGCGGTCATCGCGGCCGTGCCAGGACCAGGTCCGGCCCCCTTCGCGGCACATTTCAACGGCAAGATCGAGCGGCCGACCGTCTGGGGCGCGCTGGAGCCGGAGGCCGCGCTGGTGGCGCAGCGTGCCCCGCTGCCGCCGCCCGGGGATGCCGTGGGGCTGGTGGCGTGCTGGGATCTCGCACAGGGCATCCCGACCCAGCGCGCGGCCGAGATCGGGCCGCAATCGGCCTATGCCACGCTGCGGAACCTGCCGACCCGCGCGGTGACGGGCGCCACCTGGACCGGCGCGGTGCACGACTGGAAGCAGGCGCCGGAGCAGTACGCCGCCATCCACTTCCACGACGACGACCAGGGCGACCTGGGCTGGGCCGAATCCTTCGCGCTGGACGTGCCGGCGGACTGGCCTTCCGGCGTCTACGCCGCGCACCTGCGCAACGCGGAGGGGGAGGACATGATCCCCTTCTACGTCCGCCCCGCCGCGGGGGCGCCGACCGCGAAGGTCGCGCTGCTGGTGCCGACCTTCACCTACCAGGTCTACTCCTGCTACGTGCGCCCGGGCCGCGGTGCCGAGATCCGCGAGCGCGCCGCCGGCTGGGGCGCGCTGCTGGAAACGCCGGACATGAACCCGCAATTCGGGCTGTCCACCTACAACTACCATTCCGACGGATCGGGGGTGGCGATCACCTCCATGCTGCGGCCGCAGCTCGATACCCGGCCCAGGCAGATGAGCCTGATGGACCCCTCCCCGGACGGCTCCGGCACCGGGCGCGTCAACTGCGACAGCTACATCACCGAATGGCTCGACCGGCTGGGGATCGATTGCGACATCGTCACCGACCATGACCTGCACGCCGAGGGCGTCGCTGCGCTCTCGCCCTACAGGGTGGTGATCGCGGCGCAGCACCCGGAATACCATTCCTGGCGGATGCTGGACGGGCTGGACGGCTTTCTCGCCGGCGGTGGGCGGCTGATGTACCTGGGTGGCAACGGCTTCTACTGGCGCGCCGAGCCCAGCGAGGACGCGCCGCACGCGCTGGAGCTGCGGCGCGCCGAGGGCGGCATCCGCGTCTGGCCCACCATGCCGGGCGAGAGCTACCATGCCTTCGGCGGCGGCTATGGCGGGCTGTGGCGGCGCATCGGGCGGCCGGCGCACCGGCTGGTGGGCAACGGCTTCTCCGTCCAGGGGCGGCATCTCGGCTTTCCCTACCGCTTCGCGCCCGACTTCCTGGACCCGCGCGTGGCCTTCCTGCGCGAGGGCATCGAGGCGGGGCCGGGCGATGCGTTCGGCGATCGCGGCTACATGGGCGGCGGGGCGGCGGGGTTCGAGCTGGACAGCTTCGACGTCGGCTACGGCTCTCCCGTGCATGGGCTGATCGTCGCCAAGGGCGTGGTGATCCACGATGACTACGGCCCGGTGAACGAGGACATGCTGATCCACCGCCACCCCCGCGCCCGGGAGGACTGGTCCTGCGCCGACCTGGTCTTCTTCGAGACGCCGGCCGGGGGTGCGGTCTTCTCCGTCGGGTCGATGACCTATGTCGGGTCGCTGCTGGTCGACGGCGGCGACAACACGCTCGCGAAGCTGACGGCCAACGCGCTGCGTCGTTTCCTCGACCCCGCGCCCTTCGCCCTGCCGCCGGAGGTCGCGTGA
- a CDS encoding ABC transporter substrate-binding protein, whose product MRRRLTVTLAALLCVGTALPALAQGTGLTITWGEDDSATRLFDPRVTQSRHESQLIVQVFDTLIGSDENAAYFPGLAKSWEMAPDGLSIVLHLRDDVTFHDGTKFNAEAVKFNFDSIVDPKLGSQAAIDLLGPYAGTDVLDEYTVRIRYTRPYGAAIASFSQNELSPVSPSAVQRLGNDGFAANPVGTGPFRFVSWERGRQVVMERYDAYNWAPGFSQHQGPSRVQRLVHRFIPDAATRVAALERGEIDAADAVPVLDMQRLSQNRAFQTRVGNAAGLPTGAFLNTSHGPLADIKVRQALILSINRPQLVQGMFFGLIEPAFGPLSKTTPGYWPGVEEYYRFDRARAVALLEEAGWKPGPGGIRVKDGQPLSITYFVPPPMGQDVAVQMQAEAKRVGIDLKVENITFARQIELATANTYDMLPLRWINADPSLLEIPFNSRNIPQPGRYRFNLSRTADPVLDELLASGAGEVDQRKRTAIYQDVQKRIMDAAIWMPIYNQVQTVAWRSNRTGYRLARAQWMLRFYEVQEAR is encoded by the coding sequence ATGCGCCGTCGCCTGACCGTCACCCTTGCCGCTTTGCTGTGCGTCGGCACCGCGCTTCCTGCCCTCGCACAGGGCACCGGCCTGACCATCACCTGGGGCGAGGACGACAGCGCGACGCGCCTCTTCGACCCGCGCGTGACCCAGTCGCGGCACGAGAGCCAGCTGATCGTGCAGGTCTTCGACACGCTGATCGGATCCGACGAGAACGCAGCCTACTTTCCCGGCCTCGCGAAGAGCTGGGAGATGGCGCCGGACGGGCTCTCGATCGTCCTGCACCTGCGCGACGACGTCACCTTCCACGACGGCACGAAGTTCAACGCCGAGGCGGTGAAGTTCAACTTCGACAGCATCGTCGACCCGAAGCTGGGCAGCCAGGCGGCGATCGACCTGCTCGGCCCCTATGCCGGCACAGACGTCCTGGACGAGTACACGGTGCGCATCCGCTACACCCGCCCCTACGGCGCCGCGATCGCGAGCTTCAGCCAGAACGAGCTCTCCCCCGTCTCCCCTTCCGCCGTGCAGCGCCTGGGTAATGACGGCTTCGCTGCCAATCCCGTGGGCACCGGCCCCTTCCGCTTCGTCTCCTGGGAGCGGGGGCGGCAGGTGGTGATGGAGCGCTACGACGCCTACAACTGGGCGCCCGGCTTCTCGCAGCACCAGGGGCCGAGCCGGGTGCAGCGGCTGGTCCACCGCTTCATCCCCGATGCCGCCACCCGCGTCGCGGCGCTGGAACGTGGCGAGATCGACGCGGCGGACGCCGTCCCGGTGCTCGACATGCAGCGCCTGTCGCAGAACCGCGCCTTCCAGACGCGCGTGGGCAACGCCGCCGGCCTGCCCACCGGCGCCTTCCTCAACACCAGCCACGGGCCGCTGGCCGACATCAAGGTGCGGCAGGCGTTGATCCTGTCGATCAACCGGCCGCAGCTGGTCCAGGGCATGTTCTTCGGCCTGATCGAGCCGGCCTTCGGCCCGCTGTCCAAGACCACACCCGGGTACTGGCCAGGCGTGGAGGAGTACTACCGCTTCGACCGCGCCAGGGCCGTGGCGCTGCTGGAGGAGGCGGGCTGGAAGCCCGGACCGGGCGGCATCCGTGTCAAGGACGGCCAGCCGCTGAGCATCACCTACTTCGTCCCGCCGCCGATGGGCCAGGACGTCGCGGTGCAGATGCAGGCGGAGGCGAAGCGGGTCGGCATCGACCTGAAGGTGGAGAACATCACCTTCGCCCGGCAGATCGAACTGGCCACCGCCAACACCTACGACATGCTGCCGCTGCGCTGGATCAACGCCGATCCCAGCCTGCTGGAGATCCCCTTCAACAGCCGCAACATCCCGCAGCCCGGCCGCTACCGCTTCAATCTCTCGCGCACGGCCGACCCGGTGCTGGACGAGCTCCTGGCCAGCGGTGCCGGCGAGGTGGACCAGCGGAAGCGCACGGCAATCTACCAGGACGTGCAGAAGCGCATCATGGACGCGGCGATCTGGATGCCGATCTACAACCAGGTGCAGACCGTGGCGTGGCGGTCCAACCGCACCGGCTACAGGCTGGCCCGCGCCCAGTGGATGCTGCGCTTCTACGAGGTTCAGGAGGCGAGATGA